One Ricinus communis isolate WT05 ecotype wild-type chromosome 1, ASM1957865v1, whole genome shotgun sequence DNA window includes the following coding sequences:
- the LOC8273002 gene encoding pentatricopeptide repeat-containing protein At1g11900, which yields MRSLVGVIGRSFFLSRFLLFLPQRIRVSPIKSCMISIPVGSPWMSSLVEGVTEVIVNYKLIATQASLNEDEVAEAYLNIILAAIQNAPSSIEEICTGYLHKLCNSGSLFVAVRLLQSLQNRNITLGPNAYNLVMEAAGEANKADIVSRVFKDLMMSCKSLPSSSFINLARGFINTNDHVLLMKFVKEVLELAFPRSMVVINRIIFAFAECRQFDKALLIFDQIKDLEYKPDLITYNMVLHILGRAGRVDEMLYEFSSMKEAGIVPDFICYNTLLNQLQKAGRLDLCLVYIREMGESGIEADLLTYTALIQSFGKSGHIEESLRLFDDMKTRQIRPSIYIYRSLINTAKKMGKVELAMTLLEEMNASPPNLAGPNDFKRKRR from the exons ATGAGGAGTTTGGTTGGAGTTATTGGAAGGTCCTTCTTTTTGTCAaggtttcttctttttcttcctcaaagaattagggtttctcCCATTAAG AGTTGTATGATATCCATCCCAGTTGGTTCCCCCTGGATGTCTTCACTTGTTGAGGGTGTAACTGAAGTTATTGTCAATTATAAGTTAATTGCAACCCAGGCATCTCTAAATGAGGATGAAGTTGCAGAGGCTTACTTGAACATAATTCTTGCTGCCATTCAAAACGCTCCAAGCTCCATTGAAGAAATTTGCACTGGTTATCTTCATAAGCTATGCAATTCCGGAAGTCTTTTTGTTGCTGTTAGATTGCTGCAATCTTTACAGAATAGAAATATCACCCTTGGTCCTAATGCTTATAATCTTGTTATGGAAGCAGCAGGTGAAGCAAATAAAGCTGACATTGTATCTCGGGTTTTCAAGGATTTAATGATGTCTTGTAAATCTTTGCCTTCAAGTTCTTTTATTAATCTTGCAAGGGGTTTCATAAACACAAATGATCATGTTCTGTTAATGAAATTTGTTAAAGAAGTATTGGAGCTGGCTTTTCCAAGAAGTATGGTGGTCataaatagaattatatttGCCTTTGCTGAATGTAGGCAGTTTGATAAGGCCCTGCTGATATTTGATCAGATAAAGGATTTAGAATATAAGCCAGATTTGATCACATATAATATGGTTTTGCATATTTTAGGTCGTGCTGGTCGAGTTGATGAAATGCTCTATGAGTTTTCTTCCATGAAGGAAGCAGGAATAGTCCCAGATTTTATTTGCTACAATACATTATTAAACCAGTTGCAGAAGGCAGGAAGATTGGATTTGTGTTTGGTATACATAAGGGAAATGGGTGAGAGTGGCATTGAAGCAGATTTGCTTACATATACTGCATTGATTCAAAGTTTTGGCAAGTCAGGGCACATTGAGGAGTCCTTGAGGCTCTTTGATGATATGAAGACAAGGCAAATCCGTCCGTCAATCTATATATATCGATCTTTAATCAAtactgcaaagaaaatgggaAAAGTGGAGTTGGCAATGACCCTTTTAGAGGAGATGAATGCATCTCCTCCGAATCTGGCTGGTCCAAATGATTTCAAACGGAAAAGGAGGTAG